The sequence TTCCTCAATGAAGAGGGGTCTCAAACtccatattattatatttttttaaaattttaaaatttgttatatttgtttaaaaaaaatttaaatttattatatttatttaaataacccGGAGTTAGGAGgtacttaaattattttattagtttCAGTTTTATATATAAACGAAATTATACAAATGAATcatgtatttaaattattttgcttttttttttttcaaatattttagtgACATGTCAACCAATGTTTAAGGGTCTCTTGTTATATTTCCGAGATACGTCAACTCTATCTTATATTTAtactatttatattattatataaagaTTGAGTGTTTTATAGTAATTGTTTTTCGATATATTATCTTTCTACCCttttttgtatgtttttttctcaacatatttttttcattaacCTTTTCCACCTTTTTTTTCAATCAATCTGTAtcgtattaaatttttttatattatcttactaataataaatttttaactactaaataatacattattttattaaaaaaatttataaaatattcatatatcatataACTCACGCAACCGACTGGTGTTAGATTTGGAAAAATCGATGCTGCAGCAGCGTGTCAGTTTTTGGGCCCCACATGCGGGCCCACAAAATTGGCCAATAAAAAATTGACACGTCATGTTCATGGGTGACATCGACACTTGGAGTACTTCTTCCCTATCATGTGGTCAAATATTAATTCTTGGATCATCCACACACAtgttaatttccataaaaatacaAGGACCCACATGATCTAATGACGTTGAATCAAGGGTGAAATGCTATGTAAAAATACAAAAACCCACATGATATAAAGACATTGAATCAGGAGGTGAAATACTGCTATAGACTAACCCATGAAAGTGGGGTACCCACCATTTTCTCTTATTGAATCCGTTTGAGAGTATTGCAGCGTTGAACTGAATTTTCGGGCAAGAGGGAGATAGAGATATAATGGCTCTCTCTCTCATCTCCTTATCCTCAAATTCCATGTTTTTATCTCCATCCCCCACTCCTCCTCTTCCCACATGCAACTCTCCCCGTAAATGTATTCGTTCTCACTTTCGTTTTCATCCCAATTCGATTTCTCGTTTTTCTTCTATGCCGATTAGTGGAGATGAATTTGCGGGCAATAGGTATGATTCTGATGGGCTAGGAGAATCTTCTTCTGAAAACGACGATAATTCCCCCCGCCGTGAATTATGTAGGGACTCTTCTGCCGCCGCCCTTCCTGAAAGATGGCATGTTTTGGGCCTCGGCCAGGCCATGGTAAATTTCCTTCTTTTAAATTCTAGCTATTATTCTTGTGCTATTGGGTTTCAGATTTTTACTTAACAAGGGTATTTGAAATCCTTTTATCCAAATTCACTAGCTGTAAGTAGAATCAAATAACATGGATGGAGGTGGTTATTGACTGATTGGGTTTCAATTACTATCTATTCGCTAGCAAGTGTTTCGAAGCATTGATTTTCGTTTAAAAGAACAGAGCTTGAGGAAGTTTTCCAGTCAAGCAGTTCAATGCTCATGCTTCTGGTTTTTTGAAAAGTCAAaacttagtttttttttttttttttttttggaacaaTGGTAGGTCGATTTTTCTGGCGTGGTTGACTATGATTTTCTGGATAGACTTGAATTAGAGAAGGGCTCTAGGAAAGTAGTGAATCATGAAGAAAGGGGTAGAATTTTGCGGGCTATGGATGGACGAAACTACATGGCTGCAGCTGGTGGTTCTCTTTCAAATAGTTTGGTGGCCTTGGCAAGGCTTGGTGGGCAATCTGTTGGAGGCCCTGTGCTAAATGTTGCTATGGCTGGCAGCGTTGGAAGTGATCCTTTAGGTGGATTCTATAGGTAGGTTTTCTTTGcatataattttatgtttttagcTCTCAGATAAAAATCGGTTGTCATCAAACGGTGTTCCTTGCATTTTCTAGTATTAATACATTTGCATTTTCCAGCTGCGTGATTAACTTTTCCTAAGTTAGGAATTTTGCATTTTGTGATGCCTTTTCCCCACCAGAATCTCGAGTGGCCCAGGCCACTGGACAGCGCAAGTTGTCCACCGTGATCAAACTATTTACGACCAGGTTTGGACTCAGTTAACATGCACGAGGCAAATAAATTTGGAGATTCTCATTTCAAACTTCCAAAATTAAtgaattttaaaacatattttAAATGAAACCATGCAAATAAATTTTCGGAACAAGGTCTAACTGCCGGATAAATGACAGAGACATATAATGGATGGAATGGAACTTAAACATCCGAATAGGAACTATTAGAACACAAATGGAACACAATTTAATGATGGCATTTAAGAACTGTTATTACTAACCCGAGAACTAGGTGGTTGTATCTGTTCATGAAAAACGAAATAAACAAATATGAGATAATTTATAACTCTGCatcttaataaaaaaaataaacaatctTAAACTTCGGTGGTGGAGATCATGTGTTTTAAGTCTTAGGAAACTCTCCCCAGTTCTAATATTCCGACTTTTGGCTTTTCAATCCTTAGCTCCCAATATCACGGTCTGAACCCATGTGGGCAAATGGTGAGTTGCCAATTCAACAAGGACAAGTGgcaaacaacaataaaatgatcacagaaaaattttataacataTATTAGACAATTTGTAGAAACGAACACAACCGAACATTTGTTGACCCTTACAGATTTTGTTTAGATCAAAACTTTGGTGAGTAGATATAAGTTTTATTTTCTGCACTAGTGAAGGATGGATCTCCCTTCAGGAATGAGCAGCTGACTGCTACTATTTTACCAATTTCTGTGTATTTGACAAATTACAGACTCTTCTCTGACTGCTTAGTAATCGGTTAGGAAGATTGCAATTTGAGTCCGATTGGTTGGCCAGTTTTAGGTTTTCATCTTGTATTTTGTCAAAGTTTGGTTTCCTCCCAATAACTTGAATTTTTTTGCTTTGGTCCTTTTTTGGTTTATTTGGCGTCGATGTTTCTCCACTTGACACATTTGgaaagaataaaatatattttacgcACGTTGAAACATAGTTTTTGGATTGATTTTAATGTGTAATATAGACTTTATTTTTGTCACATGAGTTACATAGAAGAGCATCGGTAAGTTTAATGTGGCTAATATTTTAAATAGCTTTGTTCTCGTCACATGTGCTACGTAGGAGAGAATCGatgtcaaataaaaaatatttggtgTATTTAGTGGTCTCACACAAACAAAAAATCGAAGTTATTGgatgaaaaccaaaatttgacaAATTACAACCAGGCCCAAAACAGGCCAActtacaggactaaaattgcaattttCATTAATCAATAGTTCATCACGGATAGCACATAGAAATTTGCTGACTGTTACAGATTTTACTCAGATCTAAACTTCGGCGAGCAAATGTAAATTTCCTTTCTGCGCCGGTGAAGGATGGGACTACTGGAACAGTTATTGTTTTAACAACTCCTGATGCTCAACGGACAATGCTTTCATACCAGGTAAAATAACATTTTTGTAGCTTACAAAATTCAGGAGTTCTAGAAATTAAACAAGGCTGTGCAATAACCTAGCTGGGTACCACATTTCTATACAGCGCTTAAGGTGAACAGTTGTTTTTATTGAACGTTTCTATTTAGATGAGTATGGAAAACTAATGGAAGCACTTATTCTCCCAAGCTCCCTAATTTGTGCTGCATTCTAAACCGCAGTTTTTACTAGCACAACCGCATAAAACTAATATACTGTGAGGACCACAAGTCAAAAAATACTACTGTGTCCCTTTTTAGTTTATAATTGCTACATTGTGGCAAAGTTTTAATTTGGAAACTACCTTAATCTATTGATTATTTGAAAGTTGTTAGAAAATAGAACTTTAAACCAATCGTATTATATATAGATTAGTGTTTCTAAAAAATTTCAAGACAAATGAGTTCTATTGTTGAAAATTAGTTTTGCGCCGTCGGCTGTAGGAAACTAGGAATGTGACATTTAATTAGGCACTGAGGAAGTACTTTTTTTTTACTGGCACAATTGACAATTCAACCACCTTGTGGAAAAGATTCAGTCATGAGTTTCATCCGATGCTATTGATTATTCTCCAAGTCACGAGTCATCTAAAAAAGTTCCAGATTCAATATTTCTTTCAATTATAAAGTAGTGATGAACTTCAAACTAATTATACTTTTTAATGATCTGTGTGTGTTATCACAGTTATTGGGCCTGTCGTCAATATTTTTCAACTTCTCATATTGTGTAAAACAAGATAGTTCCATGGGTTTCTCAATCTCTGTTTTGTTAAATCAGGGTACATCTTCAAGGGTAAACTATGATCCCTCCTTGGCCAGCTTGATTTCCAAAACAAGTATATTAATCATTGAAGGATACTTGTTTGAATTTCCTGACACAATCAAAACAATTACCATGGCATGTGAGGAAGCCCGAAGGTGTGGTGCTTTTGTTGCCATCACGGCATCAGATGTCACGTGCATTGAGAAACATTATGATGATTTCTGGTAAACATTACACCCACCTTACATTGCTACATTTATCAACTGAAAAAACCACTCAATTGATTGTACAATTGAATAACCACTTGATGGCTGCGTGGATTAATTATGAGAATAGGCATTGCTCTCATGATAGCTGACTGTGTTGTCATGAATCAAACAAATGTAATATCAAACGTCATGATATGCTTGTCATAAACGCTTTCATGTTATATGACTTTTCTAATGGAAATTATTTATTGCGATTGGTAATCTCTTTTTTGGGCTTATCATGTGGAATTATTTAAATAGAAGCTCAAGTGGATTGTGATTTGTATGCACACCACCTGAGACGTGTTGAATGCCAACTCCCTGAAATAAGGGACTGTTGGTCGATGAATTTCAAAATCCCTCTTTATGAATAGATAAAACTACAttgtctcaaaaaaaaaaaactaccatGTCTGAAAAAAGATGGTTGTGCTTCTCTCATTTTGTTTCTATTGAAGTGCATCGTAGATTTTTTACCTAAGAcctgaaaacggaaaactgtgtctaaaaaaaatttgttcaaAAAAAAACAGAGAAATGCATCCACATAGTTTGTGAGGATGTATCTGCGTTGTGATTATTTCATTAATCGTGAAAAGATATTGGTACCATTCCCTACAATGTTCTTACTCTATTGCATCCACCTGAAATGAAAAATGAGCCAATCTACGCTATGATTATTTTATCGAATTAATCTGACGCCTGAACTGTATTGGATAGGAATATAATGGAAAACTATGCCGACATTATCTTTGCAAACAGCGACGAAGCAAGAACTTTTTGTGATTTTTCCTCAAAAGAAAGCCCTGCTTTGGCCTCAAGGTACCTGAGCCATTTCGTTCCATATGTTTCGGTGACAGATGGTCCTAGAGGTTCTTATATCGGTGTGAAGGGGGAGGCTGTTTACATCCCGCCTTCACCTTGTGTTCCAGTGGATACCTGTGGAGCAGGGGATGCTTATGCATCTGGAATATTGTATGGTCTATTACGTGGCATATATGATTTGAGAGATATGGGTAAACTAGCTGCTAAAGTTGCATCTGTGGTAGTTTCGCAACAAGGAACGCGGTTGAAGGTACACGATGCTATAAAGATAGCGGAGTCATTTGCATTCCATCATGAAAGCTCCACAATCTTCTCAGATGTAGGTTCCGATCAAATTTCCAGCTTCTAATTTGATTTTACTTGAATGATGGAAAAGTAAAAAATATCACTTAACATGCTAATCTCTATATTGGaccattatatttttatttgatagctttttcttatttttcttgcCAATTCGAAATGTTTGTATTCATTTGTTGTTGTAGTTGCATAAACTTGCGGTTTCAAATTCATTCATTTGATGCCATAAGGTTTAGAGTTGTACCAGAATGCTTTACAAATGTAGCTAGCTGCATGACCTCTTTGTATCATGAGATATtgaatttcttgaaatttttagcTAAAAGGATATGTAGAATATGCAATCGTCGTCTTGATTTACTTGATTAACTAATATTGTTCTCACTTCTCAGTTAAAATAGAAGATCAAGTCTTCAAATTTAGATAGATGCTGGGATTTTTCCTTCGATTTTTTTAATGCTGCAATCTCGCCGAAAATCCCTAAACCCGTTCTCATTATGTCCTCTCTCTGAAAAATACGGAGGGGTTAGTCCCCAATCTGCTAGAAATCTTTGTTTTAGATCGCCAGTGCTCCAGGTGCATGAAAatactattttatttttattttaaaataaatattacattATTCATACATTTTCTCATTTAACTCTTCTCTCAGCCTCTCTTCTCTCCTCTCATCAACCCCTATTATTTCAGAAACAATCACAACAATAGTAAATGGTTGTTGAGAGTAGAAGAAGACAATGACCCAAAGTTTTGAGCATGAGACAATCTTTGTTGCTTTTGTGGAGAGAAGGAAGATGGCTTTCTTCTTTGGAAGGTCTAGTATCTGTATGTCTGCTTGGAAACATGGAGGAGGTGGGGGACTGTAATAGTATTAATACTCATCTTCATCTGAATCCTCTTCATAACTAGAATACTCGGATTCAGATGATTCTGAGTAGATATCTTCATGCAGGAGCAGTCAGAATTGTGCGTCTCTGGATCTGCATCCCAAAGAAAATGTCCATCTACTGGTATAAACTAGAGTTCCATCGGTTAGGAAGGAATGACCTAGTATTTGTTGATGTAAATAGTTTTAAATCCGGCAAAACAAATTGAaacaagaaaaacaaaatgacgGTTGGTCTGTAGGATTCAGGCCAACTGACGTTGTTCTAAGATCGTTAACGGTCTCTCTCCATGCAGGTGATATCAGCTCAATACGATCCCAAGATAAAACCCAAAAGACCAAAGCCGGCATTTTTTACCGTGAGCACGATCATGAGAAAACTATGAACAAGAACTTATCTCGTTACAGAAAATAAGATTGTAACTGAGAATGGGACAACTGCTAAAAGTGCAATAGGAGAGGAAGAGGAATGTAGCGTTTGCAATTTCGGGTTTGTGTATATCCTTAAAATGGTTTCTGGAGATGTCTGGTAGGGATATATGTTCCAATTTCTGCTGCTAACATCAATATGCATATTTAGTTCCTTGATTTTGCAGGTCAATGTTAGGGAAGACAACGGGCCAGGTGAGTTTAAAACTTCTTGTCAAATAATCGAACAAAATTTTCACTCGGATATTATTATAAGATTATGCATCGATTTAATactttatattaataaaaaaaaaaaaaaggaaaaaaataacaATGGATCAAATGTCGGATGTTTGGCAAATTTATTGGTCCTGACTTAAACGTTCGTTGGCCGTGGCGTATATCAATTTTACTAAATCTCAACACATTTTTTAAGGTAATTTGCATTCACATTCTCTACACTTTTTGTTTTTGGTATTTACCTCTCTTGTATGCTATAATTTTCACACTTGATAAAAGAGATAAATGTCAAATACATAAAGTGTAAGAGAGATAAATGCAAATGACTTCATTTCTTCAactattatcattattattattattctctTTTCACCCAATCCACGGACCACGTCTCATATTtttccaaaaacaaaaaacctAAGGCAAGTGCGATTGTGCGCACGTGGAACTCGTATATTTATGCATCTCCAACTtgctaaattttatttttttttgaattaccAACTTGCTAATTTTCCATTTCACATTTTCTGTAGAAATACCCGTACTTTTCTATCTTGATCAatcaagtttattttatttatttactcaCACTCTTTCATGTAACAAGATCACACAGGCCATAGCTTCAAGCCTTCATCTACCTTCTTTGTTTCGCGTTCCATTCATTAaaaattagaaagaaaaaaaaaagaatctaTCTTCATCTCATCGATTATTTTTTGCAAGGGAAAAAAAGGCGAAAATTTTTATAGTTAAAAGTAATAATGGATAAAACTGACATATAAATAAAAGCCAAGCTCAATCAAACGCTGATTTGATATCTGACAAAACAACGAAGTTATTTCCAAAATACAGTAACAATCACGAAAGTTTCTCGAACAAATCATGacataataaataaatgaattaaaaaatgAACAATTTTTGCGGTATTATTTCACTATGATATATGTAAATATACACAACTGGCTGGAGGATATAATGAGATGGGTGGCAGGCTGAATGGTTAGAACGACTCGAGGAGCCTCTTTTCGGGCCATGAATATGGGGTGGCATCTTTCACTTGTAAGACCTGAAAATACGTTAGGTATCATATAATTAAATGAGAAAATGACAAATACAATCGTCACACATTCATTAATATCTGTCGGTTAAATGTCCATCCACAAAAGAATATAATAATAAGAGTTTCAAAGCTAGAGTCCGACTACGGAACGACGATTAAACCAAACAACAATGGACCGAACGAACGAACGAACGAACAAGGGACGTTCAGTTTGCAGTCGCTTCGAAACTAATACAATTTTCACAAGGTAAAATCGACCCAAATGCAATTGTTGAGAATTGCGAGTAGTTTCGAGATAATTTACCCCTTTCGAAATGACGCTTAGCTTTCCACGAAACCGCGTAGTATGCCATGGAAACACCAAGAAATCTGCATGAGCACTTCAGCGGGCATCCCGGAGCGCAACCCTTCGGAAGGGAAGGAAGAGACTTTCAGACGTATAGCACAAAATATGTGACTGTTTACAAGTACTATTGCCTCAAGGAGCGGCAGAATAAACCATACATGTTATAGAGATCGAACCTTTAAACCTGCAGAATCAATACAGGATGCTGGATGAGCGAGGGAATCTGAACCCAAAACTGAGCCAGCTTCTACCGGGATCCCAAAACACGATTTACTGGATCTTCTGGGTTGGTCCTTGACCAGGCATATCTACAAAAGCTATTTTTCTTCTAAACATAAACGACGACAGATGTAGATATACACACAATGAACAAATGGATAAGAGGGCATCGGCAGGAAAAAGAAGCAAACAAACAGAGAGCATATATGTATCAGCATACAACAGATATATCTAGTGCTCCGACTACAGAAAAGGGCTCCAGTTCTAGCATCTTTTGGATCTTCTATTGGCAAAGAAACAAAACGTATTACACTAACCAACCAAAAGTTAAAGTAGATGTCAACCATACGGAGACATTATTTGATCAAAAAGTTACAGTGCAACAAATAACCTCactatgaaaatttaaaaagaacTTTCATATTTAATTAGACCCCGAAAAGAATATGATGCATCGTCCGCATGCTGGCCAATGGATAATGCATCTCCCACAGGTTCAGTTTGGCTGGCATATAGTACACAACGGTAAATTTTTTACAATTTCTGGTAAACTTTTCTGGCAAACTAaagtaattaataaaaaaattcaatcatAAAACGACATAAATCATTCAGAGGGTTTCACAAACTCCCATCAATCTGAATCCATGTGCAATTCATAACTAGCTTCTCTGTGGCACtagagaaacaaaaataatagcCACATCAGGAGGTTCAAGAAGGAATAACCAATGGAAACCACAAACCGCGAAAGGGTAACTTTTTACGATTACGGCATAACATCTTACTTTTTAGAACACTAAAACCAAATTATAAGCAGTTACACCTCAATAGCCTCACCTTTCAGGTGTATAGGTTGGTTCCTTTGGAAAAAGAGAGAGAAGATGCTGCTAAATGGCAGTAACCTTGATGGCTGAAATACAACTGATAAACAAGGTGTTAAGATGCCATCACAATTTCCCGAAAATAATTGTCAACTTTCTGTAAAATGATGGAATAAACTCGTGAAATTTTTTCTTCAAGTAATGATTTGCTTACTAAAACTAGCGAAGAGGGCAGCAGACAATGCAACTTGAGGAGAATTGTCTATTTGTTGCAATAAAAATCTAAGCTGTGCATACATCAGTCGGGAAAAATAAGTACTACTCCTCTGGAAAAGGAgtctttttgaaaaatataagaATGTGCAACGTTACCCTAAACGATACAGTCCTCTTATCTAGCGAATAATTTCTGAAAGCAGTTCCACGTTAAAATAATTATCGATTCCTGGAGAATGGAAATGGATATAATATCCAGTTGCCCAAGTTTTGACCGATGGTAGGCATGCTACGGATATAGTTGGACTCAATCTTTTGTATATCACCGACAAACAGCTAACTTCCGGATGAGCCTGATTTGGCATCTCTCTTCATTGCCATATGTCTTTCAATCAACTTGTCCACAAAGTCTCGGATCTGCCCCAACAACAAAATTGAATAGGAAATTAGAAGCCACAAAAAATGGTTATCCAAAGAATCTAAATAACTtgaatcaaaataattaatgcaAAAGATGAAAACCAACTCATAAACAGGAAACATACTGGGCCAACAGAATCATGAAATAACACCAATGTTTTGTTACTTATTTACATAAGAGGTCGACGCCTTACTGTCACGCACAAAACAATTTTGCagtcaagaaatttttttaatttaaaattctaGAAGTTCCAAAAACTGCAagatccccccccccccccccaccccccTCTTCTGAATCATCTCCAAGTGCATTTAAGGTAAATGTTATAAATCTGAAGCTGATAGTTTTGGTGcataaaaaataactaaaaaaagATCCAAGTgatctcaaaaatatttttacattgaACAAAAGATAGTCTCAGACTACCAAAAACTCTCCACGTGATACTAGGAAGCAAAACtaccaaaattttaatttttctgagcCTTTTATCCCGCCATTTACATCACAAAAAGAAACCAAGTTTTTACAGACAAATTATCAGCAGAAACCATTTGCACCAAGCCAAAAATATTCAGTAAAACAAAACCTACAAAATTCAAAGTAACTGCAAATAAATTGTGATCCACACCTTGTTTTTGCGTCTAAAATCAAGAAACTCAGATACCACCATAGCTTTCTCCACATCATTAGTATGTTCCATGACctggaaaaaaaaatctaagtTCGCTGACAGCAGCAAATGAAAGAAAAAGCAGTGTTGCAGCGTAAATCAAGGAGAAAACCTTGGTAGCGGTTTTCTTCATGATTGACTTGTAACCTTCTCTATCAATTTTCCTAGCTTTATAGAGAGGCATAAGCAACGAAGCAACATAGTCCACCACAGCATGTTTTAATCGCTCTGCTCCTCTAGGTTGATTGCCTTTTGATTCCTTGTTTAATGCAACGTGCGAGGCAGAACTTTCAATGGCCACTGAACTAGGCTTCCTAGCATATAACTTTGAGTTTACATTTGAATCCTCCTCATCCGTCAAGTGCATTGTTCCATGAGAGAGACCTGAACTTGCTGCAGCTGCTTGACTTTGCCATCGGTCAATAGCATTGTAATCCTTTATGCCCACACTTCCCTCGCTATCAACCCAAGCTTTTGTAAATATGCTACTATCTACAGCTGCGTTTTCCCCGGAGTGTTCTCTGAAGTTCAACTGACTCGCAATCTCGTTTGAACGGCTCTGTTGTGAACGATTATCAACTGACATCCTGGAATTCTCCAGGTTGATGCCAGCAGCTGAAAAATCAACTGACCAATCCCTCACTCTGCAGTTCCTAGAATCTATGTCAGATAAGAAATCTTGCTTGCCTATAGCCGCACCAGACAAATTCTTTCTGACATCAGATTCATCCATATGGGTCCATTGTTCATGCATAGTAAATTTGTGAAACGAAAGAATCTTGGGAAGCTGCGACAATGTATTATGCATGACGCCAGAAGCAGCATATGCCTGCAGTATaatacaaagaaaaagaaaaggaaagagGTGTAACAGATGGAAAGCTGCCTCATAACTCAGCACATTGCTCAACCAAGTCCAACAATAAACAGAGAACAGGGACAATCAACTTGGGACAACTTCATGGGTAAATTATATAGTGGCTCTTAAAAGACGTACATTGTGTTAGTGGGGCATTTGGCAGGATCTTACATTCATAAATACCAGTCAGGTTAATTCATGATTGAAGAATCCAATAGCTTTTAACATAAAGATCCAAAGCAAGTGCGCTAGCATAAGTGGCCATTTCTATAACAGGCAATATAATGCAACTGCAATGTATACACAACACAAGAATTTATACAAAAGAAATTTTTCGTCGGTTCACTGCTTCATGCCCAGTGCTTAAAACCAAAGAACACAAATTGGAAATAATTATGGCACCAGAGAGTCACAAAGTTTCAAATTAAAAGTGAATGACGATAATA comes from Henckelia pumila isolate YLH828 chromosome 4, ASM3356847v2, whole genome shotgun sequence and encodes:
- the LOC140865213 gene encoding uncharacterized protein, coding for MALSLISLSSNSMFLSPSPTPPLPTCNSPRKCIRSHFRFHPNSISRFSSMPISGDEFAGNRYDSDGLGESSSENDDNSPRRELCRDSSAAALPERWHVLGLGQAMVDFSGVVDYDFLDRLELEKGSRKVVNHEERGRILRAMDGRNYMAAAGGSLSNSLVALARLGGQSVGGPVLNVAMAGSVGSDPLGGFYRSKLRRANVNFLSAPVKDGTTGTVIVLTTPDAQRTMLSYQGTSSRVNYDPSLASLISKTSILIIEGYLFEFPDTIKTITMACEEARRCGAFVAITASDVTCIEKHYDDFWNIMENYADIIFANSDEARTFCDFSSKESPALASRYLSHFVPYVSVTDGPRGSYIGVKGEAVYIPPSPCVPVDTCGAGDAYASGILYGLLRGIYDLRDMGKLAAKVASVVVSQQGTRLKVHDAIKIAESFAFHHESSTIFSDVGSDQISSF